The stretch of DNA ACAGCTCGAAGCACCTCTGCCTAGTTCGCTCAAAATCACGGAAGTGCATAACTGGGCGAGTACGCCGGGCGAAGTTTATAGCGAAGGAAAAATTTCGCCTGATGGCAACTGGGTGGCGTTTACTTCGACCGAAGGCGGGCGCAAGAACGTTTGGTACAAGCTGTCCACAGGCGCGGGGAAAGCGCGCCCTTGTACTGACGACGAATTCAATAACGATGAGCCAATCTGGTCGCCCGACAGCAAAGAACTTGCCTTCATTTCCTGGCGCGGAGGGACTCCTGGCCTTTGGCGCATTTCGATGACAGGCGGGATGCCCGCATTACTCAAGAAGAGTTTTGACGATGGAGCAAACGCTCCGCGGTTAAAGTATTGGTCAAAAAATGGATTGATTTATTATGAGTCGAAGCAAAATCTTTTTGCCTTTGAAATTAGTTCCGGGCGCACGGAAAATCTGACTAAATTTGGCTCCGGCACAACAGACAAGGCGTATTTCAGCCCTTCACCGGATGGGCAGCGGATTGCTTATGTCGCATCCTTAGCAGAGGGACATTCAGTAATGGCTGTCGCAACCAACGGCGAGCAACCTAAACGGGTCGCCAGTCTGCCGGTCGAAATCAGAAACACAGTATGGCATCCGGATAACCAACGGATTTTTTTTAGCGCCAAGATCAACGGCGTGTTTCAAATTTTCGTAGGGGATCTGGCGGGTCATCAGCCTGTGCAACTTACTCTGGGAGAGACCGACAGCTTGGTCCTAGATGTCTCTACAGATCGTAAGAGCATCCTCTTTGGTACTTCCAAAGAAACCTCGGATTTGTGGGGAGTGAATAAAACGAAAGCACAAGAGTTCGTAGTAGCCTCAGACATCAATGTCAAGTTTTGGCCTACGGTTTCTCCTGATAGTCGAGTGATTGCTTATCAATCGGTCAGGGGGGTAACCGAGGGGGGCAAAATTATTAATGGCAGTAACATCGTCACTCAGTCGCTGGGTTCGGCCCTTCCAAATATACGCATCAACAATGGTTTCTTACCGCAATGGTCGCCGGATGGAAAGTCACTTGCCTTTATGCGCCGGTTAAATAATGCATATAACATCTGGGCAATTTCTGCGCAGGGGGGTGCTGAGCGGCAAATCACTCAGGCAGGTTGTGCGGCGATTGGGAACACCATTATGCCTGCCCATTTGTTGCAAACCAGTTACTATGCGTGGTCGCCTGACAGTAACAAGTTGGCCTATCTTGCCAGAAGGAATGGGCAGCGTAACCTTTGGTTGATCAATGCGGATGGCTCGAATGATACGCTAATTCCTACAGTAGATGACTCGAATTGGGTGATTGATTGTCCGTTATGGTCAGCGGACGGCAAGCGTATCGCTTGGTCGGCCTGGGCACAAGATAAAAAGGTGGCTGGCAAAATATCATCTGGTTTATGGGTCACGGAGTTGGAGACGAAAACAACAAAGCCGGTTTATCAAACGGATTATTCATTGCAGTTGATTGGCTGGTCGCAAGCTGAAGAGTTTTTGATTTTCTCCACGCATGAAAAGATCCTCAGTCTAACGAGACCCGCTCTGGTGACATTACACAATGTTTCAGTCGTCTCGAAAGCCGTTCACTCTATCACGACCTTGTTTTCTACTTATTTCCTAAATCTTCATTTGTCACCTGATCGCCGCACTCTGGCTTATGTTGCCCGTCAGGACGATAAAGATAACCTTTGGCTGGTGTCTGTGCAGGGCGGTAAGTCGGTACGGCTTACTACTAATCCAGACCCGCATCTTTATTTTTCCAACCTGGCCTGGGCGCAGGATAGCCAAAGCATTTATTTTGGGAAACAAGCGCGGTATAGCCAGCTTTTCCTGCTGGATGGATTCTGAAATATATTTTTTGCTGCCGGCGTGTCCGTTTTTTTCTTTTTTTACGCTTTAACCACCTGTGACGAATAAAAGTGCGTTCGGCACGGCAAAGGGTAACAGGTTCACTCTCGCGCGAGGTGTGAAGGTGGCGACCCGCCAAGCCGGAAGCGTTTCTTGAAAACCAAGTAAAAGGAGCATCAAGTGGAAGAAAAAGACACACCTAAGTCAACAGCGGATTGCGCTGGTAAGACAGATGCCGACATCGTCAAAGCGGTCATGGATGGACTGGCGGCAGCTTTTCCCGTGCACTCCATCCATAGCCCGGTCTTTAAGGATGATACGGGCAGGATCTTTCTATACATCACCTGCAAGGACGCTGCGGTCACATTGCGCGGCTTGGCCAAGTCGGCACCTGGCTTGCCAAGAGAGGCCGCAAAAACAAAGGTCACCGCGGTTGTTCAGGCGGTTAGTTGTGTAACGTCAGTAATTGCCAATGGCCTTGCAGAGATCAGAGGGCCGGGCTGCGGTGAGGGGCAAAAGAAATGCGGGGAAGCCTGCATTGGCGTTGACGAGCCTTGCCCGCCAATGGGGACGTAGAAAGCTTTTCCCTTTGTGAAGCCGCATAAAGCAGACATACGGCGGTGAGTAAGGCTCAGTGCTCTCTTTGTGTGGCTTCGCGGGGAAAATTTCAGAGCGCCAGCCGGCTTCATGTGAAGTGTATGCGTTGAGACT from Acidobacteriota bacterium encodes:
- a CDS encoding serine/threonine-protein kinase, whose translation is MTLERLPPERWQQIKALFNAAQDRAPQERTAFLRAHCVDDEELLREVNSLLAADAAAGDYLLKPALELEAHAQATDQQTALIGCQLGRYEIRDLLGVGGMGEVWRAYDAPLNRFVALKTLPLRYTCDASRLQRFIREATTASSLNHPNIITIHEIGQLTTEAGELHFIATELIEGITLRQRLDTGGRLPWREALAVAVQIATALDAAHRAGIVHRDIKPENVMVRPDGLVKVLDFGLAKLTAPATGPLVEAQTGAPVPAGQTQPGMILGTLRYMSPEQARGHTVDAHTDIFSLGAVLYELLTGQPLFAGETSADVIAAIIHNEPPPLAEVAPDAPAELERIMCQALAKKSEDRYPTVRVLQDELQVLKGSGEQANLAPLSTRANSSSAVIRWRAPRFALWQMALLPLLVLCVVGALWWWKNNRSGQLEAPLPSSLKITEVHNWASTPGEVYSEGKISPDGNWVAFTSTEGGRKNVWYKLSTGAGKARPCTDDEFNNDEPIWSPDSKELAFISWRGGTPGLWRISMTGGMPALLKKSFDDGANAPRLKYWSKNGLIYYESKQNLFAFEISSGRTENLTKFGSGTTDKAYFSPSPDGQRIAYVASLAEGHSVMAVATNGEQPKRVASLPVEIRNTVWHPDNQRIFFSAKINGVFQIFVGDLAGHQPVQLTLGETDSLVLDVSTDRKSILFGTSKETSDLWGVNKTKAQEFVVASDINVKFWPTVSPDSRVIAYQSVRGVTEGGKIINGSNIVTQSLGSALPNIRINNGFLPQWSPDGKSLAFMRRLNNAYNIWAISAQGGAERQITQAGCAAIGNTIMPAHLLQTSYYAWSPDSNKLAYLARRNGQRNLWLINADGSNDTLIPTVDDSNWVIDCPLWSADGKRIAWSAWAQDKKVAGKISSGLWVTELETKTTKPVYQTDYSLQLIGWSQAEEFLIFSTHEKILSLTRPALVTLHNVSVVSKAVHSITTLFSTYFLNLHLSPDRRTLAYVARQDDKDNLWLVSVQGGKSVRLTTNPDPHLYFSNLAWAQDSQSIYFGKQARYSQLFLLDGF